Proteins from one Coffea arabica cultivar ET-39 chromosome 8c, Coffea Arabica ET-39 HiFi, whole genome shotgun sequence genomic window:
- the LOC140004296 gene encoding uncharacterized protein isoform X2: MGRKPIDSEPNRWGSMILLFLGLVSCTVVYLFTSSVFRTAETSEIESLTSLEVQSGNLDGEDSGQCCTGIPNLELWGPAVKWGTDFKFNSSEECCRACKAMCTGNDGPCLCDSWVFCGNKQACGSKFGECWLKKQKDTLAPDRHEKGDKTMWTSGLVFGKGELLPECSPHSVLYILELLSLKHCAGCELYRAETRGQSWDSHGNHIKDASFGPPFALIQGTLNAQGTAFEKLPGEFCPTVRRGSVAWVGSGPEFFINLANHVEWKKSYTVFGYVLPEDMEIAEKIAQLPTKSDVWNNIKVAVLEKPVSLLIRRMKNSEEDLNQSAK, encoded by the exons ATGGGTCGGAAACCAATTGACTCGGAACCCAACAGATGGGGCTCCATGATCCTCCTTTTTCTGGGGCTGGTCTCGTGTACTGTGGTCTACTTGTTCACGTCATCGGTGTTCAGAACTGCTGAGACTTCAGAAATTGAATCTTTGACAAGTTTGGAGGTGCAAAGTGGGAATCTTGATGGTGAAGATAGCGGTCAATGTTGCACTGGGATCCCAAATTTGGAGCTCTGGGGGCCTGCCGTGAAGTGGGGTACGGATTTCAAGTTCAATTCATCTGAGGAGTGTTGTAGGGCCTGCAAGGCAATGTGTACTGGCAATGATGGGCCTTGTTTGTGTGATTCTTGGGTTTTTTGTGGGAATAAACAGGCGTGTGGATCAAAATTCGGTGAG TGCTGGTTGAAGAAACAGAAAGATACTCTGGCCCCTGATCGACATGAGAAGGGGGACAAAACGATGTGGACTTCTGGCCTTGTTTTTGGAAAAGGAGAA CTTTTGCCTGAATGTTCACCGCATTCAGTTCTCTACATCTTAGAGTTGTTATCGTTGAAACACTGTGCAGGCTGCGAGCTTTATCGTGCTGAAACTCGGGGTCAGTCTTGGGATTCACATGGAAACCACATAAAAGAT GCTTCCTTTGGTCCTCCATTCGCACTGATTCAAGGAACTCTTAATGCCCAAGGAACGGCTTTTGAGAAGCTGCCGGGTGAATTCTGTCCAACAGTAAGACGGGGATCTGTGGCATGGGTTGGTTCTGGCCCTGAATTCTTTATAAACCTAGCAAACCATGTGGAGTGGAAAAAATCCTATACTGTATTTGGATATGTACTCCCCGAGGACATGGAAATTGCTGAGAAAATTGCTCAGCTTCCCACAAAATCTGATGTGTGGAACAATATTAAGGTGGCAGTCTTGGAGAAGCCTGTATCTTTGTTGATACGAAGAATGAAGAACAGTGAAGAGGACCTAAACCAGAGCGCTAAGTAG
- the LOC140004296 gene encoding uncharacterized protein isoform X1, with protein MGRKPIDSEPNRWGSMILLFLGLVSCTVVYLFTSSVFRTAETSEIESLTSLEVQSGNLDGEDSGQCCTGIPNLELWGPAVKWGTDFKFNSSEECCRACKAMCTGNDGPCLCDSWVFCGNKQACGSKFGECWLKKQKDTLAPDRHEKGDKTMWTSGLVFGKGEGIIGMETDYGTLHIKLLPECSPHSVLYILELLSLKHCAGCELYRAETRGQSWDSHGNHIKDASFGPPFALIQGTLNAQGTAFEKLPGEFCPTVRRGSVAWVGSGPEFFINLANHVEWKKSYTVFGYVLPEDMEIAEKIAQLPTKSDVWNNIKVAVLEKPVSLLIRRMKNSEEDLNQSAK; from the exons ATGGGTCGGAAACCAATTGACTCGGAACCCAACAGATGGGGCTCCATGATCCTCCTTTTTCTGGGGCTGGTCTCGTGTACTGTGGTCTACTTGTTCACGTCATCGGTGTTCAGAACTGCTGAGACTTCAGAAATTGAATCTTTGACAAGTTTGGAGGTGCAAAGTGGGAATCTTGATGGTGAAGATAGCGGTCAATGTTGCACTGGGATCCCAAATTTGGAGCTCTGGGGGCCTGCCGTGAAGTGGGGTACGGATTTCAAGTTCAATTCATCTGAGGAGTGTTGTAGGGCCTGCAAGGCAATGTGTACTGGCAATGATGGGCCTTGTTTGTGTGATTCTTGGGTTTTTTGTGGGAATAAACAGGCGTGTGGATCAAAATTCGGTGAG TGCTGGTTGAAGAAACAGAAAGATACTCTGGCCCCTGATCGACATGAGAAGGGGGACAAAACGATGTGGACTTCTGGCCTTGTTTTTGGAAAAGGAGAA GGCATAATTGGCATGGAAACTGATTATGGAACTCTTCACATAAAG CTTTTGCCTGAATGTTCACCGCATTCAGTTCTCTACATCTTAGAGTTGTTATCGTTGAAACACTGTGCAGGCTGCGAGCTTTATCGTGCTGAAACTCGGGGTCAGTCTTGGGATTCACATGGAAACCACATAAAAGAT GCTTCCTTTGGTCCTCCATTCGCACTGATTCAAGGAACTCTTAATGCCCAAGGAACGGCTTTTGAGAAGCTGCCGGGTGAATTCTGTCCAACAGTAAGACGGGGATCTGTGGCATGGGTTGGTTCTGGCCCTGAATTCTTTATAAACCTAGCAAACCATGTGGAGTGGAAAAAATCCTATACTGTATTTGGATATGTACTCCCCGAGGACATGGAAATTGCTGAGAAAATTGCTCAGCTTCCCACAAAATCTGATGTGTGGAACAATATTAAGGTGGCAGTCTTGGAGAAGCCTGTATCTTTGTTGATACGAAGAATGAAGAACAGTGAAGAGGACCTAAACCAGAGCGCTAAGTAG
- the LOC113706559 gene encoding flavonoid 3'-monooxygenase CYP75B137-like, whose amino-acid sequence MFQFFVNTFSNTASISANLNDQHARLFLSSAICGLTLIWFASMFIKKSNKKQPPLPPGPKPLPLVGNLLSLDPELPTYFTNLSRTHGPIMTFWLGKKAGIVISTPRLVREVLKDQDTTFANRDVPAAAREIAYGGSDIVWTPYGPEWRMPRKVCVREMLSCATLDAVYALRRNELRQMIKYIHSQAGKQVNVGEQLFLSVLNVITNMLWGGTVKGDERAGVGAEFRKVITEITGFLGMPNLSDFYPGLARFDLQGIQKKSKVLAQRFDAIFEKMIEQRRLNDIRSESKDFLQFLLQLKGQGDARTPLTMTHIKALLMDMVVGGSDTTSNTVEFAMAEMMNKPEVLRKVQEEVDRVVGKNRVVEESDIPNLPYLYAVMKEQLRLHPALPLLGPHCPSETCIVGGYTIPKGARVFINVWAIHRDPNIWENPSDFRPERFIDSKWDYSGNDFNYFPFGSGRRICAGTAMAERMFMFSLASLVHSFDWKTADGDNIDLAEKFGIVLKKKTPLVAIPTPRLSDASLYA is encoded by the exons ATGTTTCAATTTTTCGTTAATACCTTCTCCAATACTGCTAGCATCTCTGCTAATCTAAATGATCAACACGCTCGTCTATTTTTGTCTTCTGCAATTTGTGGGCTTACCTTAATATGGTTTGCTTCTATGTTTATCAAGAAATCAAACAAGAAACAGCCACCATTGCCACCAGGACCTAAACCATTGCCTCTAGTGGGAAATCTCTTGTCCCTTGATCCTGAACTTCCCACATACTTCACAAACTTGTCAAGAACCCATGGTCCAATCATGACTTTTTGGCTTGGCAAAAAGGCCGGAATTGTCATTAGCACTCCCAGATTGGTGAGGGAAGTGCTAAAGGATCAAGACACCACATTTGCCAACCGGGATGTGCCCGCGGCCGCCAGGGAAATCGCTTACGGTGGCTCAGACATTGTCTGGACACCATATGGACCGGAGTGGAGGATGCCGAGGAAGGTTTGCGTTCGTGAAATGTTGAGTTGTGCTACTTTGGACGCCGTTTACGCCCTCAGGCGCAATGAACTTCGACAGATGATCAAGTACATTCACAGCCAAGCTGGAAAACAAGTAAATGTGGGTGAGCAACTTTTTCTGAGTGTGTTAAACGTGATTACTAACATGTTGTGGGGTGGTACAGTGAAAGGAGATGAGAGGGCCGGTGTTGGAGCTGAGTTCAGGAAAGTGATTACTGAGATCACTGGATTTCTGGGAATGCCTAATCTGTCAGATTTTTATCCTGGTTTGGCTAGATTTGATCTGCAAGGTATCCAGAAAAAGAGCAAGGTTTTGGCTCAGAGGTTTGATGCAATATTTGAGAAGATGATAGAGCAAAGACGACTCAATGATATTCGGAGCGAAAGTAAGGACTTTTTGCAGTTCTTGCTGCAGCTGAAAGGTCAAGGAGATGCCAGGACGCCTCTTACAATGACTCACATCAAAGCTTTACTCATG GATATGGTGGTGGGAGGGAGTGACACGACCTCGAACACGGTCGAATTCGCAATGGCTGAGATGATGAACAAACCAGAAGTTCTGAGAAAAGTTCAAGAAGAAGTTGACAGAGTGGTAGGCAAAAACAGGGTGGTTGAAGAGTCTGATATCCCAAACCTCCCATACTTGTATGCAGTAATGAAAGAACAACTGCGTTTGCATCCAGCCCTTCCACTTCTGGGGCCTCATTGCCCCAGCGAGACGTGCATCGTTGGAGGCTACACAATCCCAAAAGGTGCTCGAGTTTTCATCAATGTCTGGGCTATTCATAGGGATCCTAATATATGGGAAAACCCTTCTGATTTTCGGCCCGAAAGATTTATCGATAGCAAGTGGGATTATAGCGGAAATGATTTTAATTATTTCCCATTTGGATCTGGACGAAGAATTTGTGCAGGAACAGCTATGGCTGAGAGGATGTTCATGTTTTCACTTGCTTCCTTGGTCCATTCTTTTGACTGGAAAACTGCTGATGGAGACAACATAGACCTGGCTGAGAAGTTTGGAAttgtattaaagaagaaaacgCCTTTGGTCGCTATTCCAACCCCAAGATTGTCTGATGCATCTCTATATGCCTGA
- the LOC140013654 gene encoding uncharacterized protein isoform X1 yields MSSLFHAYFSALLPKACQVVVRSAVCGFSSPSWKRSFQYVGIRAANLEHLLTRIRCQCYSSKSSTTKKKKSEKKSAMKEDREAFFVVRKGDVVGVYKSLSDCQAQVGSSICDPPVSVYKGHAMPKDAEKYLQSCGLKNALYSFKAEDFTEGLFGPLSPCHSYQLPSSSRGETSSELVSKKRPHEAIWSGSGRSCTLEFDGASKGNPGQAGAGVILRADDGSLSCRLREGLGIVTCNAAEYRAIILGLKYALDKGFSSIRVRGDSKLVCMQIQGLWKVKNQNIAILYDEAKKLKDKFMSFQIFHVLRDSNSEADEQANLAVELAEGQIQEEIDK; encoded by the exons ATGAGCAGCttgtttcatgcatatttttcggCGTTGTTACCAAAGGCTTGCCAGGTTGTTGTGAGGAGTGCAGTTTGTGGATTTTCGTCGCCCTCATGGAAAAGAAGCTTTCAGTATGTAGGTATTAGAGCTGCTAATTTGGAACATTTGTTGACGCGAATTCGCTGCCAGTGCTATTCATCTAAGAGTTCTACAACTAAAAAGAAGAAGTCTGAAAAGAAATCGGCGATGAAGGAAGATAGGGAGGCGTTCTTTGTAGTGAGGAAAGGGGATGTTGTTGGTGTCTACAAGAGTTTGAGTGATTGTCAGGCTCAAGTTGGATCCTCG ATATGTGATCCTCCTGTAAGTGTATATAAAGGTCATGCTATGCCCAAGGATGCAGAGAAATACCTTCAATCTTGTGGCCTTAAAAAtgctctttattcttttaaagctGAAGATTTTACTGAAGGACTTTTTGGCCCTCTTTCACCATGCCACTCTTATCAG CTTCCTTCTTCTTCTAGAGGTGAAACATCTAGCGAGCTTGTGTCCAAGAAGAGGCCACATGAAGCAATATGGTCTGGATCTGGG CGGTCTTGCACTCTAGAGTTTGATGGTGCATCAAAAGGAAATCCGGGGCAGGCTGGTGCAGGAGTTATACTCCGGGCTGATGATGGAAGCTTG AGTTGTAGGTTACGCGAAGGTTTAGGCATAGTGACCTGTAATGCTGCTGAATATCGAGCTATAATTTTAGGGCTGAAATATGCATTGGATAAAGGTTTTTCAAGTATTCGTGTTCGGGGTGACTCTAAGCTTGTTTGTATGCAG ATTCAAGGTTTATGGAAGGTAAAAAACCAAAACATCGCCATCTTGTACGACGAGGCAAAAAAATTGAAGGATAAGTTTATGTCATTTCAGATCTTTCACGTGCTGAGA GACTCGAACTCTGAGGCCGATGAACAGGCAAACTTGGCCGTTGAGCTTGCAG AGGGCCAAATTCAGGAGGAAATTGATAAATAG
- the LOC140013654 gene encoding uncharacterized protein isoform X2: MSSLFHAYFSALLPKACQVVVRSAVCGFSSPSWKRSFQYVGIRAANLEHLLTRIRCQCYSSKSSTTKKKKSEKKSAMKEDREAFFVVRKGDVVGVYKSLSDCQAQVGSSICDPPVSVYKGHAMPKDAEKYLQSCGLKNALYSFKAEDFTEGLFGPLSPCHSYQLPSSSRGETSSELVSKKRPHEAIWSGSGRSCTLEFDGASKGNPGQAGAGVILRADDGSLSCRLREGLGIVTCNAAEYRAIILGLKYALDKGFSSIRVRGDSKLVCMQDSNSEADEQANLAVELAEGQIQEEIDK, from the exons ATGAGCAGCttgtttcatgcatatttttcggCGTTGTTACCAAAGGCTTGCCAGGTTGTTGTGAGGAGTGCAGTTTGTGGATTTTCGTCGCCCTCATGGAAAAGAAGCTTTCAGTATGTAGGTATTAGAGCTGCTAATTTGGAACATTTGTTGACGCGAATTCGCTGCCAGTGCTATTCATCTAAGAGTTCTACAACTAAAAAGAAGAAGTCTGAAAAGAAATCGGCGATGAAGGAAGATAGGGAGGCGTTCTTTGTAGTGAGGAAAGGGGATGTTGTTGGTGTCTACAAGAGTTTGAGTGATTGTCAGGCTCAAGTTGGATCCTCG ATATGTGATCCTCCTGTAAGTGTATATAAAGGTCATGCTATGCCCAAGGATGCAGAGAAATACCTTCAATCTTGTGGCCTTAAAAAtgctctttattcttttaaagctGAAGATTTTACTGAAGGACTTTTTGGCCCTCTTTCACCATGCCACTCTTATCAG CTTCCTTCTTCTTCTAGAGGTGAAACATCTAGCGAGCTTGTGTCCAAGAAGAGGCCACATGAAGCAATATGGTCTGGATCTGGG CGGTCTTGCACTCTAGAGTTTGATGGTGCATCAAAAGGAAATCCGGGGCAGGCTGGTGCAGGAGTTATACTCCGGGCTGATGATGGAAGCTTG AGTTGTAGGTTACGCGAAGGTTTAGGCATAGTGACCTGTAATGCTGCTGAATATCGAGCTATAATTTTAGGGCTGAAATATGCATTGGATAAAGGTTTTTCAAGTATTCGTGTTCGGGGTGACTCTAAGCTTGTTTGTATGCAG GACTCGAACTCTGAGGCCGATGAACAGGCAAACTTGGCCGTTGAGCTTGCAG AGGGCCAAATTCAGGAGGAAATTGATAAATAG
- the LOC140013654 gene encoding uncharacterized protein isoform X3 produces MSSLFHAYFSALLPKACQVVVRSAVCGFSSPSWKRSFQYVGIRAANLEHLLTRIRCQCYSSKSSTTKKKKSEKKSAMKEDREAFFVVRKGDVVGVYKSLSDCQAQVGSSICDPPVSVYKGHAMPKDAEKYLQSCGLKNALYSFKAEDFTEGLFGPLSPCHSYQLPSSSRGETSSELVSKKRPHEAIWSGSGRSCTLEFDGASKGNPGQAGAGVILRADDGSLIQGLWKVKNQNIAILYDEAKKLKDKFMSFQIFHVLRDSNSEADEQANLAVELAEGQIQEEIDK; encoded by the exons ATGAGCAGCttgtttcatgcatatttttcggCGTTGTTACCAAAGGCTTGCCAGGTTGTTGTGAGGAGTGCAGTTTGTGGATTTTCGTCGCCCTCATGGAAAAGAAGCTTTCAGTATGTAGGTATTAGAGCTGCTAATTTGGAACATTTGTTGACGCGAATTCGCTGCCAGTGCTATTCATCTAAGAGTTCTACAACTAAAAAGAAGAAGTCTGAAAAGAAATCGGCGATGAAGGAAGATAGGGAGGCGTTCTTTGTAGTGAGGAAAGGGGATGTTGTTGGTGTCTACAAGAGTTTGAGTGATTGTCAGGCTCAAGTTGGATCCTCG ATATGTGATCCTCCTGTAAGTGTATATAAAGGTCATGCTATGCCCAAGGATGCAGAGAAATACCTTCAATCTTGTGGCCTTAAAAAtgctctttattcttttaaagctGAAGATTTTACTGAAGGACTTTTTGGCCCTCTTTCACCATGCCACTCTTATCAG CTTCCTTCTTCTTCTAGAGGTGAAACATCTAGCGAGCTTGTGTCCAAGAAGAGGCCACATGAAGCAATATGGTCTGGATCTGGG CGGTCTTGCACTCTAGAGTTTGATGGTGCATCAAAAGGAAATCCGGGGCAGGCTGGTGCAGGAGTTATACTCCGGGCTGATGATGGAAGCTTG ATTCAAGGTTTATGGAAGGTAAAAAACCAAAACATCGCCATCTTGTACGACGAGGCAAAAAAATTGAAGGATAAGTTTATGTCATTTCAGATCTTTCACGTGCTGAGA GACTCGAACTCTGAGGCCGATGAACAGGCAAACTTGGCCGTTGAGCTTGCAG AGGGCCAAATTCAGGAGGAAATTGATAAATAG